The Paenibacillus sp. MBLB1832 genome has a window encoding:
- a CDS encoding zinc ribbon domain-containing protein codes for MSFFDKVKQGASEAAKKAQQTVEITKFKTQISLKEREIDKIYKLIGESVFASHQSGNMDQVASHVADYCTGITVIQLEISDLEQKIAEIRNEKECVCGKVVATDTKFCSSCGHHFV; via the coding sequence ATGTCTTTTTTTGATAAAGTAAAGCAGGGCGCATCAGAAGCAGCGAAGAAAGCCCAGCAAACGGTCGAAATTACGAAATTTAAAACCCAAATTTCGCTGAAAGAACGCGAGATTGATAAGATTTACAAGTTGATCGGTGAATCGGTGTTTGCCTCGCATCAATCGGGCAATATGGATCAAGTCGCCTCTCATGTGGCAGACTATTGCACTGGAATAACGGTCATTCAACTCGAGATTAGTGATCTTGAACAAAAGATTGCCGAGATTCGGAATGAGAAGGAATGTGTGTGCGGCAAAGTTGTTGCCACGGATACGAAATTTTGTTCATCTTGCGGTCATCATTTCGTGTAA
- a CDS encoding SRPBCC family protein yields the protein MSQAPVARVEMLIRKPVQEVFEAFIDPAITTKFWFTKGSGRLVEGARVQWEWEMYGASAEILVKALEVNKRIVIDFGYHVEWTFAAQADNTTFVTITSTEFRGSEEEAVRQALDATEGFTIVLCGLKAYLEHGIQLNLVGDKAPYAHRQK from the coding sequence ATGTCACAGGCGCCAGTAGCCAGAGTAGAAATGCTCATACGAAAGCCCGTCCAAGAGGTATTTGAAGCTTTTATCGACCCTGCGATTACGACCAAATTCTGGTTTACCAAAGGAAGCGGACGATTAGTAGAGGGCGCCCGCGTCCAGTGGGAATGGGAGATGTACGGTGCATCCGCCGAGATTTTGGTGAAAGCGCTGGAGGTCAACAAACGGATTGTCATTGATTTTGGTTATCATGTCGAATGGACGTTCGCCGCTCAAGCGGATAACACAACTTTCGTGACGATCACGAGCACCGAGTTCAGGGGAAGTGAAGAGGAAGCCGTGCGTCAAGCGCTCGACGCGACCGAAGGCTTTACGATCGTTTTGTGCGGACTTAAAGCGTATCTGGAACACGGGATTCAGTTGAATCTGGTTGGAGATAAAGCGCCCTATGCGCATCGTCAAAAGTAG
- a CDS encoding metallophosphoesterase, with translation MIVILIFALLALICLLLMISTLWVHYTHVHLGKPSANKLTVVQITDLHGRTRFMNGSLSQLVNKVKPGYVMVTGDLASRLPSFHNVLAEVRRITCPHRYFVPGNHERQELVSRQRRRYSQDEYAQILRMVEAANLKVLSNQGTSIQISDKRILIYGFDNSINKEEQLTLTAEDIQQYDYVIMLAHSPSIIHTALSGKVPWDLLLVGHTHGGQIRLLDRTIGAYKHCHVGLKALDSRKMFYINRGLGTARIPIRWACPPEIAVFHIYL, from the coding sequence ATGATCGTTATTCTTATATTTGCATTACTTGCACTTATTTGTTTGCTGCTCATGATCAGTACGTTGTGGGTTCACTATACACATGTTCATCTTGGAAAACCTTCCGCTAACAAATTGACCGTGGTGCAAATTACGGATCTCCATGGACGCACACGATTTATGAATGGGTCGTTAAGTCAGCTGGTGAATAAAGTTAAGCCGGGTTATGTGATGGTTACAGGAGACTTGGCATCACGTTTGCCCTCATTTCATAATGTTCTTGCCGAAGTCAGACGGATTACATGTCCTCATCGTTACTTCGTTCCAGGGAATCATGAGCGGCAAGAGTTGGTTAGCAGGCAAAGAAGACGCTATTCGCAAGACGAGTATGCGCAAATTCTACGCATGGTAGAAGCCGCGAATTTGAAGGTGTTATCGAATCAAGGAACTTCCATCCAAATAAGTGATAAACGAATCTTGATCTACGGATTTGATAATTCGATAAACAAGGAAGAACAGCTAACGTTAACCGCTGAGGACATTCAGCAATACGACTATGTCATCATGCTCGCGCACTCGCCTAGTATTATCCATACCGCGCTTTCTGGCAAAGTTCCTTGGGATTTACTGCTTGTCGGCCATACGCATGGCGGACAAATTCGACTGTTGGACCGTACGATCGGTGCGTATAAACATTGTCATGTTGGCCTGAAGGCATTGGATTCGCGTAAAATGTTCTATATCAATCGCGGGCTCGGGACCGCACGCATTCCGATACGCTGGGCTTGTCCGCCGGAAATTGCGGTGTTCCATATTTATTTGTAA
- a CDS encoding Gfo/Idh/MocA family protein translates to MKQIGVALIGCGAISGVHLRAISEIPTAKLIAVVDTNENLAKATAESYGCAYYTDYVDMLANPDVDVVHITTAHYQHAPMAIDALKAGKHVLTEKPMAESKAAAQSMLQAAETYSQVQLGVIFQNRYNPASRLMKKAVESSELGKLLCLKGIVTWNRTAAYYETAWKGKWATEGGGALINQSIHTLDLLQWLGGEVSSVKGTMSNDSLEDVIEVEDTVHVHLTYKNGATAVFYATNAYGVNSPPEIELVFEKGKLVMIGDTLYQVIDDVQTLLSSPEANNLGAKSYWGISHSKQIADFYEHLLTMRPYWLNGPEGYKAFELVMDIYESSRTGKRITYR, encoded by the coding sequence ATGAAACAAATTGGTGTTGCATTAATCGGTTGTGGAGCCATTTCTGGCGTACATTTGAGAGCGATTTCCGAAATTCCTACGGCCAAACTTATCGCCGTTGTGGATACGAATGAAAATCTGGCGAAAGCGACAGCCGAATCCTACGGTTGTGCTTACTATACGGATTATGTGGACATGCTAGCGAATCCAGACGTTGACGTCGTACATATCACAACAGCCCATTACCAACATGCGCCTATGGCGATTGACGCCCTGAAGGCAGGCAAGCATGTATTGACTGAAAAACCGATGGCGGAATCGAAAGCAGCTGCGCAATCGATGTTACAAGCCGCAGAAACCTATTCGCAGGTACAGCTCGGTGTTATTTTTCAAAACCGCTATAACCCCGCATCTCGACTTATGAAAAAGGCAGTGGAATCCAGCGAACTTGGCAAACTGCTTTGTCTCAAAGGCATTGTTACGTGGAATCGAACTGCCGCTTATTATGAAACCGCATGGAAAGGGAAGTGGGCCACAGAAGGAGGCGGCGCACTCATCAACCAATCCATTCATACGCTAGATTTATTGCAATGGCTGGGCGGTGAGGTAAGCAGCGTCAAAGGAACGATGTCGAACGATTCCTTGGAAGATGTCATTGAGGTGGAAGATACCGTACATGTACATCTTACTTACAAAAACGGGGCAACGGCCGTGTTCTATGCGACGAACGCCTATGGGGTGAATTCTCCGCCGGAGATCGAGCTTGTTTTTGAAAAGGGCAAGCTGGTGATGATCGGTGATACCTTGTACCAGGTCATCGATGATGTGCAGACATTGCTTTCTTCCCCAGAAGCCAATAACTTGGGTGCGAAATCTTACTGGGGCATCAGCCACAGCAAGCAAATCGCTGATTTCTATGAGCATCTTCTTACAATGCGTCCGTACTGGCTGAATGGGCCAGAGGGTTATAAGGCTTTTGAACTCGTCATGGATATTTACGAATCTTCACGAACAGGTAAACGCATCACTTATCGTTAA
- a CDS encoding glycosyltransferase family 4 protein — protein sequence MRLALFTDTFVPQMNGVALTLGRFSQYLHRRGVEHLVFSPKSSADPGYSDDIRPITSIPFFLYPECRLALPNLLALRAELDQFQPDLMHLATPFNIGLCGLHYARKHRISHVASYHTHFDRYLSYYRMKAAVPLYWSYMKWFHQSCDATFAPSQDTISTLQEQGIDRLLLWSRGIDCTLYDPLKKSADVRTRYGITAPYLFLYVGRVAPEKDIDTLIGIMRTLPDSIKNQVHWLVVGDGPQLPELRQQAPKNVTFAGYQSGETLAQMYASADLFVFPSSTETFGNVVQEAMASGLPVIAANSGGVRDIVLNGQTGVLCTPRQPQSFVQGIASLLENPDRMTSFGVEARNYALGRSWDRIFDNLLHDYEQIVDFRRIGTKSGFYSA from the coding sequence ATGCGTCTTGCGTTATTTACCGATACTTTTGTTCCGCAAATGAACGGTGTAGCACTTACGCTTGGACGGTTTTCTCAATATTTGCATCGCCGAGGGGTTGAGCATCTCGTATTCTCTCCAAAATCTTCGGCGGATCCAGGTTATTCCGATGATATTCGTCCCATTACCAGCATTCCTTTCTTCCTCTATCCCGAATGTCGATTAGCGCTCCCCAATCTTTTGGCTCTACGAGCTGAACTCGATCAATTCCAGCCGGATTTGATGCATTTGGCAACCCCTTTCAACATTGGATTATGCGGTCTTCATTATGCACGGAAGCATCGCATTTCGCATGTTGCCTCTTACCATACCCATTTCGACCGTTATTTGAGTTATTATCGGATGAAAGCAGCTGTCCCCTTGTACTGGTCGTACATGAAATGGTTCCATCAATCCTGTGACGCGACATTCGCACCTTCCCAGGATACGATTTCAACGTTACAAGAACAAGGTATCGATCGCTTGCTGCTGTGGTCGCGAGGGATTGATTGCACGTTATATGATCCTCTTAAAAAAAGTGCGGATGTGCGTACCCGATACGGCATCACGGCACCATATCTCTTCTTATATGTTGGCCGCGTCGCGCCTGAAAAAGATATCGATACACTGATTGGGATTATGAGAACACTCCCCGATTCGATAAAAAATCAAGTTCACTGGCTAGTCGTCGGAGACGGCCCACAACTTCCTGAATTGCGCCAGCAAGCACCCAAGAATGTCACTTTCGCTGGTTATCAATCTGGCGAGACGCTTGCGCAAATGTACGCTTCTGCCGATCTTTTCGTTTTCCCGTCGAGCACGGAAACTTTCGGTAATGTCGTCCAAGAGGCCATGGCCTCGGGACTGCCCGTCATTGCAGCGAATAGCGGCGGCGTGCGCGATATCGTGCTGAATGGCCAAACAGGCGTACTCTGTACGCCGCGTCAGCCACAATCTTTTGTACAGGGCATTGCCTCTTTACTCGAAAATCCCGATCGCATGACCAGCTTCGGTGTTGAAGCCAGAAATTACGCGCTTGGACGCTCATGGGACCGTATTTTTGACAACCTGCTCCACGACTACGAACAAATCGTTGATTTTCGCCGAATTGGCACCAAATCTGGTTTCTACTCCGCGTAA
- a CDS encoding ABC transporter substrate-binding protein, whose product MRVRHRTGWKAAVVLLVFSTFLAGCESQSDTVASDQTPNKLRITFWTPFSGGDGQFMAELIQQYNNENTDHVKIDQINNNSGDYYTKLSTAIVTEEAPDIAIVHSAKYAQYASAGFLTDLNALAAEAGVHWEDFNPTILQSTVADNKHLGIPLDTHLEVMYYNKDLLRQAGLLDEREKPVLANGEKGFLTFLETIRQHVPSNVTPLAEPNLRIDSFWLWYSFYNQMNLDGGRFYSDDGQSAAINNSSALQSLSFVNSLYTKKLILPNSNDPIQTFAKGEAATLISGVWGTGAIEKVPHLHFGVTKIPQIYDHPAVWGDSHTFSLPTHEKPDKQKQLAALKFANWVAAHGASWAKAGHIPAVKKAVASDEFQKLNYRPDYASAADDVKYFPKQPRQGTINDELVREFEKMMAGQITPQEVLQNAQKIIDDNLQIQQNTPKR is encoded by the coding sequence GTGCGTGTACGGCACCGAACCGGTTGGAAAGCTGCGGTTGTTCTTCTCGTATTCAGTACATTTCTCGCTGGCTGTGAGTCACAGTCGGACACGGTGGCGAGTGATCAGACACCTAACAAACTGAGAATTACATTTTGGACACCGTTCAGCGGTGGTGACGGGCAGTTTATGGCCGAGTTAATTCAGCAATATAACAATGAAAATACGGATCATGTGAAAATAGATCAAATCAACAATAATTCAGGTGATTACTACACGAAGCTCTCGACGGCTATTGTGACCGAAGAAGCGCCGGATATCGCGATTGTCCATTCGGCGAAGTACGCGCAATACGCATCTGCGGGTTTTTTGACCGATTTGAATGCGCTTGCCGCGGAGGCTGGCGTGCATTGGGAAGATTTCAACCCAACCATCCTACAGAGCACCGTTGCGGATAATAAGCATCTCGGTATTCCACTGGATACGCATCTCGAAGTGATGTATTACAATAAGGATTTATTGAGGCAAGCTGGGCTATTGGATGAACGTGAGAAGCCAGTTCTGGCGAACGGGGAAAAAGGTTTTCTCACCTTTCTAGAAACCATCCGTCAGCATGTGCCTTCGAATGTCACGCCGCTCGCAGAGCCGAATCTTCGAATTGATTCCTTTTGGCTGTGGTATTCCTTTTATAACCAAATGAATCTAGATGGCGGAAGATTTTATTCAGATGACGGCCAATCAGCGGCGATCAATAATTCGTCCGCGTTGCAATCGTTGTCGTTCGTGAACTCGCTTTACACGAAGAAGCTTATCCTGCCCAACAGTAACGATCCCATTCAGACGTTCGCCAAAGGAGAGGCAGCCACCCTGATTTCAGGTGTATGGGGGACTGGGGCTATAGAGAAAGTACCCCATTTACATTTCGGAGTCACGAAAATTCCGCAAATTTATGATCACCCAGCGGTGTGGGGAGATTCCCATACGTTTTCACTGCCTACGCACGAGAAGCCGGATAAACAGAAACAACTCGCAGCGCTGAAGTTCGCGAATTGGGTAGCCGCGCATGGTGCCAGCTGGGCTAAAGCAGGCCATATCCCTGCTGTGAAGAAAGCAGTAGCTTCGGATGAATTCCAGAAGCTAAATTATCGGCCAGATTACGCAAGCGCAGCTGATGATGTGAAATATTTCCCCAAACAGCCGCGTCAAGGTACGATTAACGATGAGCTTGTGCGTGAGTTTGAGAAGATGATGGCGGGACAAATCACGCCGCAAGAGGTGCTGCAGAATGCGCAAAAAATCATTGATGACAATCTTCAAATTCAGCAAAACACGCCTAAACGATAG
- a CDS encoding response regulator — MPSLIIVDDEAIFRKGIRLMIAEMQSDWYVIDEASDGAEALEKMEALQPDLLITDIKMPRVDGIQLQYIVKERYPHVACVVVSGYNDFQYARESLRLGAKDYLMKPFQREELYALLHKLQEEWHLEQKPTKENGKDLLLQNQMRQHVLTGLLTGNVHHGETELLENVGISLPHTYISCLIAKLDRDSVTDERYYQLNPALFSVYIQQFIQESLNESLHSYVFIHHENEVVALINHDSLDTIVAEIEHITNQIRKDIRVQSNFTLTFGLGSPAKDLESISKSYKEAGLALLYRLVIGGDRLLSNESVTEIAMEKQERQAADWQALNQFVQEGDLANVHQQTIHYVSALCQQWKDPEIIHQQICKMLLHFYELAVNLAIVKQWLQHTEVKQVLVDIYSYSSSKELTERCQQLLGDLTQCIANRKKKFVTSPIEIVVRYVEEHYAESITLNMMAEIVYLSPSYLSSLFKSKQGLSFIDFLTEKRIEKAKSLLLYSDEKIQSISDSTGFTNIRHFNRVFKTLTNRTPSEFREGKGAVGEL, encoded by the coding sequence ATGCCGAGCCTGATTATCGTGGATGATGAAGCCATTTTCCGCAAAGGCATACGTTTAATGATAGCCGAGATGCAGAGCGATTGGTATGTCATTGATGAGGCGTCTGATGGAGCAGAAGCTTTGGAGAAAATGGAAGCTCTGCAGCCAGATTTGCTAATCACCGACATTAAAATGCCCCGCGTAGACGGCATACAGCTGCAATATATCGTCAAGGAGCGTTATCCGCATGTAGCTTGTGTTGTGGTGAGCGGATACAACGACTTTCAGTATGCGCGTGAGTCGCTGCGACTAGGTGCCAAAGATTATCTCATGAAGCCGTTCCAAAGGGAAGAATTGTATGCCCTGCTCCATAAATTGCAAGAAGAATGGCATCTCGAACAGAAGCCAACGAAAGAGAACGGGAAAGATCTGCTGCTTCAGAATCAAATGCGGCAGCATGTGTTGACAGGACTCCTGACGGGCAATGTCCACCACGGGGAGACAGAGTTGTTGGAGAACGTCGGCATTTCGCTTCCGCATACGTACATTTCCTGTTTAATTGCGAAGCTGGATCGTGACTCGGTCACGGATGAGCGATACTATCAGCTGAATCCAGCGCTTTTCTCTGTGTATATTCAGCAGTTCATTCAAGAAAGTCTGAATGAAAGTTTGCATAGCTATGTGTTCATTCATCACGAGAATGAAGTCGTTGCGTTGATTAATCACGATTCACTTGATACCATTGTTGCCGAAATTGAGCATATTACCAATCAGATTCGCAAAGATATTCGGGTACAATCGAATTTTACACTTACGTTTGGGTTAGGCAGCCCAGCGAAAGATCTGGAATCGATATCTAAATCGTACAAAGAGGCGGGATTAGCCTTACTTTATCGATTGGTCATCGGGGGCGATCGGCTGCTTTCCAATGAATCCGTGACAGAGATCGCCATGGAGAAGCAGGAGCGGCAGGCGGCGGACTGGCAGGCTTTGAATCAATTCGTGCAAGAAGGCGACTTAGCGAATGTGCATCAGCAGACGATCCATTACGTATCGGCCTTATGCCAGCAGTGGAAAGACCCTGAGATCATCCATCAACAAATTTGTAAAATGCTCCTGCACTTCTACGAATTAGCCGTGAATCTCGCGATCGTGAAGCAATGGCTTCAGCATACCGAGGTAAAGCAGGTGCTAGTGGACATCTACTCGTATTCATCGAGCAAGGAGCTGACTGAACGGTGCCAGCAATTACTGGGGGACCTGACCCAATGCATTGCGAATCGGAAGAAAAAGTTCGTCACAAGTCCAATCGAAATCGTCGTTCGATACGTCGAGGAGCATTACGCAGAGTCGATTACGCTGAATATGATGGCGGAGATCGTCTATCTGAGCCCGTCGTATCTGAGTTCCCTTTTCAAAAGCAAACAGGGCTTATCCTTTATCGATTTCTTAACGGAGAAGCGCATTGAGAAGGCGAAGTCGTTGCTGCTATACTCGGATGAGAAAATTCAATCGATTTCCGATTCTACGGGGTTTACGAATATTCGGCATTTCAACCGCGTCTTCAAAACGCTGACGAACCGCACCCCGTCCGAATTCCGAGAAGGAAAAGGTGCCGTTGGCGAGTTGTGA
- a CDS encoding GNAT family N-acetyltransferase, which yields MKDILTTKRLSLVQLGPSSSELVVDYVKRNRTFLAPWEMERDEAYYTKAFHAELLNIEAKLIEDGHLFKVWMLYEERIIGSIALSNVVRGAFQSCHLGYRMDGTLVNQGLMTEGIQAVITYAFDVMKLHRIEANIMPSNTASLRVVEKLGFYNEGLAHKYLKIHGVWEDHIHMVLRNAAME from the coding sequence ATGAAAGACATTTTGACCACAAAGAGGCTGTCCTTAGTTCAACTAGGACCATCTTCCAGTGAGTTGGTTGTGGATTATGTGAAACGCAATCGCACGTTTCTTGCGCCATGGGAAATGGAGCGGGACGAGGCCTATTATACGAAGGCGTTTCATGCGGAATTATTAAATATTGAGGCAAAACTGATCGAAGATGGGCATTTATTTAAAGTGTGGATGCTATATGAAGAGCGGATCATTGGCTCGATTGCGTTAAGCAATGTCGTGCGAGGTGCTTTTCAATCGTGTCATTTAGGCTATCGAATGGATGGAACGCTTGTCAATCAAGGCCTTATGACCGAAGGGATCCAAGCCGTTATCACGTATGCCTTCGACGTCATGAAGCTCCATCGTATCGAAGCGAATATTATGCCTAGCAACACGGCTTCTTTGCGGGTCGTGGAGAAGCTTGGTTTTTACAACGAAGGATTGGCACACAAATATTTGAAAATACATGGCGTATGGGAGGACCATATTCATATGGTGCTTCGCAATGCCGCGATGGAATGA
- a CDS encoding cache domain-containing sensor histidine kinase yields the protein MRKKSLMTIFKFSKTRLNDRLSWIQHLPIATKLIGLSAIFIAVPLGIASYLTYTSYSDSIQKNTGKYQMDVVKELTANIDTYMNELNLLSLLPYQSPQIMKFLEVGEGSATTMSFNERILIEDFSRRVFANGRVDISGLTLFRIRGGTTYMAMSEAQANFSQRDVSKEVWYPKVSQTGKIVYLGTFNKNGADAGSQVYSFARKIRSVDTGADLGYMLLDVDKNVIRNKIEAISNEKKNIMIVDQEGTLIYKSMLNDLDAEQMKQFRGTGTVVHKQNGDSELVSYVTSPLTGWTMIEMVPLSILLHDTVYVRNYIILIGVVCLLLAVIIFTLFALRITNPISELRNLMKKVVLGDLAVSIPIRSRDEIGQLSQSFNIMVSKLSDLGYRLFESEIREKNAQISALQSQINPHFLYNTLGSISMYAEIGGNKEVVNMTNHLSKLLRYSINSHHNQVPLAMEIEHVTGYMAIQQIRFEDKIKFHVEVQPDLLQCSVIRFMLQPIIENSIVHGIDKGNGYGTIRLLGMKKDNRMIIQIQDDGAGMSPSQLQRLIDRKFEVTSNEEDTGGTGLMNVHRRIALRYGNQYGVTIESNQREGTTITLTLPLIEGH from the coding sequence ATGCGCAAAAAATCATTGATGACAATCTTCAAATTCAGCAAAACACGCCTAAACGATAGGTTAAGCTGGATTCAACATTTACCGATTGCGACGAAGCTCATCGGGTTGAGCGCCATCTTTATCGCAGTTCCCTTAGGAATTGCCAGTTATTTGACGTATACGAGCTATTCCGATTCGATTCAGAAGAATACAGGGAAATACCAGATGGATGTCGTGAAGGAGTTAACCGCGAACATCGATACCTATATGAATGAGCTTAATTTACTTAGCTTATTACCGTATCAATCCCCGCAAATTATGAAATTCCTTGAAGTGGGCGAAGGCTCTGCAACGACGATGTCGTTCAACGAACGCATTCTTATCGAGGATTTCTCGAGACGTGTTTTTGCCAATGGAAGGGTGGACATTTCGGGGTTGACGCTTTTTCGCATTCGAGGCGGGACTACGTACATGGCGATGTCCGAGGCACAGGCGAATTTCTCTCAGCGGGATGTGAGCAAGGAAGTCTGGTATCCCAAGGTTTCCCAAACGGGTAAAATCGTGTACCTCGGCACGTTTAACAAAAATGGCGCTGACGCTGGCAGCCAGGTGTACTCTTTTGCCAGAAAAATTCGAAGTGTAGATACGGGGGCAGATCTAGGGTATATGCTGCTCGATGTCGATAAGAATGTGATCCGCAACAAAATTGAAGCGATCTCCAATGAGAAGAAAAACATAATGATTGTGGATCAAGAAGGCACACTGATTTATAAAAGCATGCTAAATGACCTCGATGCCGAACAGATGAAACAGTTCAGAGGAACAGGCACGGTTGTTCATAAGCAAAATGGCGATTCCGAGCTTGTATCCTATGTGACGTCCCCTTTAACGGGTTGGACGATGATCGAGATGGTTCCCTTATCCATTCTGCTCCACGACACGGTGTATGTACGGAATTATATCATTCTCATTGGTGTGGTCTGTTTATTGTTAGCTGTCATTATTTTCACCTTATTTGCACTGCGCATCACGAATCCCATCAGTGAATTGCGTAATCTCATGAAAAAAGTCGTGCTCGGCGATTTAGCCGTATCCATTCCCATTCGAAGCCGAGATGAGATTGGCCAACTCAGCCAGTCCTTTAATATCATGGTGTCCAAATTAAGTGATCTCGGCTATCGGTTGTTTGAATCGGAAATTCGTGAGAAAAATGCTCAAATCTCAGCTTTGCAAAGCCAAATTAATCCGCACTTTCTGTACAATACGCTTGGATCGATTTCTATGTACGCGGAAATTGGGGGCAATAAGGAAGTCGTGAATATGACGAATCATCTGAGCAAACTGCTGAGATACAGCATCAATAGTCATCATAATCAAGTACCTCTTGCCATGGAAATCGAGCACGTGACAGGTTATATGGCGATTCAGCAGATTCGTTTTGAGGATAAAATCAAATTTCATGTTGAAGTTCAACCTGATTTGCTGCAGTGCTCTGTTATCCGTTTCATGCTTCAACCAATCATTGAGAACAGTATTGTACATGGCATCGACAAGGGGAATGGATATGGGACAATTCGATTACTTGGGATGAAGAAGGATAACCGAATGATCATTCAAATTCAAGATGACGGTGCAGGCATGAGTCCTAGCCAATTGCAGCGCCTGATCGATCGTAAGTTTGAAGTTACCTCAAATGAGGAGGACACAGGCGGGACAGGTTTGATGAATGTTCATCGCCGAATCGCGCTGCGTTATGGGAATCAATACGGGGTCACGATCGAAAGCAATCAAAGAGAAGGCACGACCATTACACTGACATTACCGCTCATTGAAGGTCATTAG
- a CDS encoding UDP-glucose dehydrogenase family protein, with translation MRITIVGTGYVGLVAAVCLAKQGHQVTAVDREPVIRGLRAGVLGIWEPGLEELFADGRASGNLRWETDVVRASLDAEALMLAVGTPTRPDGHTDLSQLHEVLAKFMHHGDCPPLIIVKSTVPVGTCDELEVSLRETGLRTEIVSNPEFLRQGSAIQDFMYPDRIVVGCQSPYAEAELRHLYARIDAPVQVCDRRSAELIKYAANTFLATKISFANMMSDLCEGYGADIRQVMAGVGSDRRIGPHFLQAGVGYGGSCFSKDLQSLLTSGKLVGLSLPMLEATAHINEQRIPRFIAKLISCWGNLQGKRLAVLGISFKPNTNDVRDAPFLTLLKQCQLHGIAVQAYDPVVQHVPYDGVHVADSAYTASVGADAIMILTEWPQFVSLDWARMAQGMRQPIMLDGRNLLPNKAVERFLEHDAAVYIPVGRSVVSCWGD, from the coding sequence ATGCGTATAACGATTGTAGGAACGGGATATGTGGGGTTAGTGGCGGCTGTGTGTTTGGCGAAACAAGGACATCAAGTGACGGCAGTCGATCGTGAGCCTGTGATTAGAGGATTAAGAGCTGGAGTACTTGGGATTTGGGAGCCAGGGCTCGAAGAATTATTTGCCGATGGACGTGCAAGCGGAAATTTACGCTGGGAGACGGACGTCGTTCGCGCAAGTCTGGATGCAGAGGCGCTTATGCTTGCTGTAGGAACACCTACGCGTCCTGATGGTCACACCGATCTGAGTCAACTTCATGAGGTGTTGGCAAAATTCATGCACCATGGCGATTGCCCGCCTCTTATCATTGTGAAGAGTACGGTTCCCGTGGGCACCTGTGATGAGCTGGAAGTTAGTCTGCGCGAGACAGGTCTGCGTACTGAAATTGTGAGTAATCCCGAGTTTTTGCGCCAAGGCAGCGCCATTCAAGATTTCATGTATCCGGATCGGATCGTTGTCGGCTGTCAGTCCCCTTATGCGGAAGCTGAACTCCGCCATTTATATGCGAGAATAGATGCTCCTGTGCAAGTCTGCGATCGGCGCAGTGCAGAGCTGATTAAATATGCCGCGAATACGTTTCTAGCGACCAAAATCTCATTTGCCAATATGATGTCCGATTTGTGTGAAGGGTACGGAGCTGATATTCGCCAGGTTATGGCGGGCGTTGGATCGGACCGACGAATCGGGCCGCACTTCTTGCAAGCTGGCGTCGGCTATGGCGGCTCATGCTTCTCGAAAGATTTGCAATCGCTGTTAACCTCTGGCAAATTGGTCGGTCTGTCCCTTCCCATGCTGGAGGCGACGGCTCATATTAACGAGCAGCGCATCCCGCGTTTTATTGCCAAGTTAATTTCTTGCTGGGGGAATCTGCAAGGCAAACGACTAGCTGTTCTCGGTATCTCCTTCAAGCCGAATACGAATGATGTGCGTGATGCGCCGTTTCTAACCTTGCTCAAGCAATGCCAGCTTCATGGGATTGCTGTGCAAGCCTATGATCCTGTGGTACAGCATGTGCCGTATGATGGCGTACACGTTGCAGATTCCGCTTATACAGCTTCAGTTGGCGCGGATGCGATTATGATACTCACTGAATGGCCGCAATTTGTAAGCTTGGATTGGGCCCGGATGGCACAAGGCATGCGTCAGCCCATTATGCTCGATGGGCGAAATCTACTGCCGAATAAGGCGGTGGAGCGATTCTTGGAGCATGATGCCGCGGTGTATATCCCTGTGGGGCGAAGCGTGGTTAGTTGTTGGGGAGATTGA